TTCCTTCGCCTCTTCTGACTTTTTTGGACGCCCCACTTTCCTCCTTTCCTTCGCCTCTTCTAACTTCCTTGGGCGCCCCACTTTCCTCCTTTCCTTCGCCTCTTCTAACTTCCTTGGGCGCCCCACTTTCCTCCTTTCCTTCGCCTCTTCTAACTTCCTTGGGCGCCCCACTTTCCTCCTTTCCTTCGCCTCTTTTAACTTTTTTGGACGCCCCActttcctcctttcctttgccTCTTCTAACTTCCTTGGGCGCCCcactttcctcctcttcttcacctcttCTAACTTTCTTGGACGCCCCACTTTCCTCCTTTCCTTCGCCTCTTCCAACTTCCTTGGGCGCCCcactttcctcctcttcttcacctcttCTAACTTCCTTGGGCGCCCCACTTTCCTCCTTTCCTTCGCCTCTTCTAACTTTCTTGGACGGCccacttttctctttttattctccTCTTTTAACTTCCTTGGACGGCcaacttttctctttttattctccTCTTCTAACTTCCTTGGCCGCCCAGCTTTCCTTTTATTTGCATTAACCTTATTTTGGGGTCTTAAATTGTAAGATTTTTTTGGTTTTCTATGATCTTTCAGGTTAATTTCTTTAACATTTCCCAGTTCTACCTTCCTTCTCTTACTTACAGGAATCTTAAATATTAAATTTACACCCTCATAATTCCAATCTTCCTCCATGCTCAATTCTTCACTCAAAGCCTCTTCTAGTACATCGCCATCATTGAACCCTAGCTCCCTTTTTCTCTTTAATAAGGTCTTCTCTATTTCTTTCCCAATACAATCATCTACTGACATTGGTACTagactactaccaccaccaccaccatcatcatcatcatcatcatcatcatcatcagattcaAGTTTccattcttcattttctttcaatGGCAAGCCATGTGCCAGCAATACGTACTTGTCTATAATGGCATCAAAATTCTTTTTTGCCCTCTTGATTGCTGTTTCAGTATTTTCTTGACTGTCCCATGACTCTTCTTCATACATCTCCTGAAAAGAATATTAACAACActttagaaaaagaaattaaaattataattctatATACAGTAAAGCACCAGTCTTGTATTTTCAATGATCTTTTGATAATTTTAAGCAATACTGTATTTCCCAACaccttaaaagaaaatttttaaatgaaaaaatctaATTGACTTTCAAGTTGCATTGCTTATAAGCAAGAGCTTCTCTCCGTAAAAACACACAACCCACCAAAAATTTACCATCCCTTCAGGCAGTTGACAGGCACAGGATATCCCTTTATACTTTGCAGGCGATTTAGAGAATTAAAATTTGTGGGAGACCACACAATTTAATATGCAACTTATTCAACTATGGGAGGAAAGCTCAAGATATACAGTACCAAGAAACAATTATTGAGgcaatattaaaagtattattttgcTACACAATTCACTGACGATGTCccaaaaattaatgatgataaaagcAAAGATCTACATGACAAATATGCTTTCACTCTAAGTTGGCAGGTGAAACCATCTAGGATCCCCAAGGTTTTAAAAAATATGCTAAAACAGTTCACTTTAATTAGCATTGGTGTGTTGCATATTGAAAGAaccatttttaaattttaaatcccTTCCCTGAAGTAATTTAGAATTCCAGAAAAGCTAGGCTGAACACCATTGATTACGCCTTTATGGTGAATGTTAAGGAGAATACCAAAGGCAAGAATATTGTTGGGTATACTGCAGTTCACCAGAGACATGTTATCCTTGCAGTAAGCCACACCCCAAATCCTAAGAGGGTCAatccaaaaaaaaatgaaagtttaaaaATTAAGATCCATTAAACTTTGATGTAGAGAGAGCATACAGCAGTGCAATTATATAGGCCTAAGCATGATCCTGAGATTATTCCATTTTCATGATAAATTGCCAAATAGTTATTGATCTCAAGTGAAATATTCTTGCAGTGCATGATGCAGCATGAATAAACTTACATGAGGTACTAAGTGTAATATTGTTGTAGGGCAACGGAAACTCAAATTGTTCAAGACAAAAGGTACCAAAGGAGAGTAACTTAGAACTGCAATTTTGGGAGGATTCACTGGATTTCTAAAATATATCTACACTCATTTTGTGTGGAATCAATGGACTTAAGGTTTAACAAAGGAAGCAAGTGACGTCAAGAAACTGATCCTAAGAGTGAAACAGTCACTTCAAATTGATTGTTCAAATCCTTGCACAGCAATTCCATAGCTATAGGTGGTGTTCCATTCAATGAACAGACCACCCCACCAATTACCTTACAATGTAGGTACAGAAATCTACAATAgttttaattgttttcttattttattgatatAACCAACTTCATGAACCTTTTATACACTCAAACCAATTTTCAAGTTGGAAAAGGTACTTTTATTGTAGACATCCTTACGTACAATATAGGTATATGACAAATTAATAAATGGAACATTTATCAACATATGTACTGCTCAGCCAGATTGTGCCATTGACCAAACTATGATAAAGTACTGTATAGCTGTAATTAAAAACAAGATTTCCAAAAAACTTTTCCCATAAgtgtataaaataataaataatgcatgtaatatttcaaatagaataatgcatgtaatattctcATATTGcattatgatatataaaaaaaaaatttttttgttttttcctagctatatcttggaggaaaaataactggagatgccctgacccggattaagagGAGCCAGGTTTTACCCATCAgactgtcagttcttgatccttcaagttaatctctgtcactgtattggaatttgtagtcagttctattcagacctttgtttagagacggtaaccaTTATTGcgctttcattagcgatggctccttcctgtgctggcTGTTCTTGGTTGTACAAAAAAATTCAACAAGATTTCAAATCCATCTATTACATTTCATCGTTAAGTAGTAATGGTTTGTAATTCCGTCTTGAACGTTGATtttattgctaaaaaaaatatgCAGATAATGATCCTTATTTTATTGTCGTCATACTAATCTGAAGAAAACGAGATAAAACTATGATGGAAACATTTATAATTTGACTGAAAATTTTCTTGGATTTCTTTCTCTTGCACTTTTCCAAAAGATGAGGTCATGAAAAATGAATGGGTTCATGCTTTGGGACGTGAAAACTTTACTCCAACGATATACTCACGA
This genomic stretch from Palaemon carinicauda isolate YSFRI2023 chromosome 12, ASM3689809v2, whole genome shotgun sequence harbors:
- the LOC137650628 gene encoding uncharacterized protein; translated protein: MERGIKRSHWEMYEEESWDSQENTETAIKRAKKNFDAIIDKYVLLAHGLPLKENEEWKLESDDDDDDDDDDGGGGGSSLVPMSVDDCIGKEIEKTLLKRKRELGFNDGDVLEEALSEELSMEEDWNYEGVNLIFKIPVSKRRKVELGNVKEINLKDHRKPKKSYNLRPQNKVNANKRKAGRPRKLEEENKKRKVGRPRKLKEENKKRKVGRPRKLEEAKERRKVGRPRKLEEVKKRRKVGRPRKLEEAKERRKVGRPRKLEEVKKRRKVGRPRKLEEAKERRKVGRPKKLKEAKERRKVGRPRKLEEAKERRKVGRPRKLEEAKERRKVGRPRKLEEAKERRKVGRPKKSEEAKERRKVGRPRKLEEAKERRKVGRPRKLEEVKKRRKVGRPRKFEEVKKRRKVGRPRKLEEANK